One stretch of Priestia megaterium DNA includes these proteins:
- the sigI gene encoding RNA polymerase sigma factor SigI, translating to MLTKVQTPPSLETLVLTIQQGDKQLHNEMIQQYKPFIAKVVSAVCKRYISEADDEFSIGLIAFNEAIENYTIQKGRSLLAFAELIIKRRVIDYIRKEKRNQTLLYNRIENEGFIQGKVERDISLSNYKRQSETSYIQEEMTYFCQTLKLFKLTLEDIINTSPKHKDARGNAVEVASFIVNEKELKDKLFLKRQLPIRLIEKHVKVSRKTIERNRKYIIAMVIILAGDYVYLKDYIM from the coding sequence TCAAACGCCTCCATCGCTTGAAACGCTTGTACTGACGATTCAGCAAGGGGATAAACAATTACATAATGAAATGATTCAACAATATAAACCGTTTATTGCTAAAGTTGTTTCAGCTGTATGTAAACGTTATATAAGTGAAGCTGACGATGAATTTAGCATTGGTCTGATTGCATTTAATGAAGCCATTGAAAATTACACAATCCAAAAAGGACGATCCCTTCTTGCGTTTGCGGAGCTTATTATCAAAAGAAGAGTAATCGACTATATTCGAAAAGAAAAGCGAAATCAAACGCTGCTCTATAACCGAATTGAAAATGAAGGTTTTATTCAAGGGAAGGTAGAAAGGGATATATCCCTTTCTAACTATAAGAGGCAAAGTGAAACTTCATATATTCAAGAGGAAATGACTTATTTTTGTCAGACGCTAAAATTGTTTAAATTAACTCTTGAAGACATTATTAACACGTCTCCTAAACATAAGGATGCAAGGGGAAATGCAGTGGAAGTTGCATCTTTTATCGTCAATGAAAAAGAATTAAAAGATAAGCTGTTTTTAAAGCGGCAGCTTCCTATTCGCTTGATTGAAAAACATGTCAAAGTGAGCCGGAAAACGATTGAAAGAAACCGTAAATATATCATCGCGATGGTTATTATATTAGCGGGGGACTACGTGTATTTAAAAGACTATATTATGTAA
- the phaQ gene encoding poly-beta-hydroxybutyrate-responsive repressor, with the protein MGSSEKDNTSNSNNLEKSISGAPKNLMVPFLLLSLRGWNLHGYKLIQQLMSFGFTSVDQGNVYRTLRQLEKDNLITSQWDTSAEGPARRIYSLTDAGEQYLSMWANSLEQYQNMLDSFFHMYTDMLFPFSSSSSKKSKESKEEEND; encoded by the coding sequence TTGGGATCAAGTGAAAAAGATAACACCTCTAATTCAAACAACTTAGAAAAATCGATTAGCGGTGCACCAAAAAACTTGATGGTTCCTTTTCTTCTTTTAAGTTTAAGAGGTTGGAATCTACATGGTTACAAGCTCATTCAGCAACTAATGAGCTTTGGATTCACATCAGTTGATCAAGGAAATGTCTACCGCACGCTGAGACAGCTTGAAAAAGACAACTTGATTACATCGCAATGGGATACATCAGCTGAAGGACCTGCACGCCGGATTTATTCATTAACAGATGCCGGTGAACAATATTTAAGCATGTGGGCTAATTCACTTGAACAGTATCAAAACATGTTAGATTCATTTTTTCACATGTATACCGACATGTTGTTCCCTTTTAGCTCTTCTTCTTCTAAAAAGTCAAAAGAATCAAAAGAGGAAGAAAACGATTAA
- a CDS encoding class III poly(R)-hydroxyalkanoic acid synthase subunit PhaC: MAIPYVQEWEKLIKSMPSEYKSSARRFKRAYEIMTTEAEPEVGLTPKEVIWKKNKAKLYRYTPVKDNLHKTPILLVYALINKPYILDLTPGNSLVEYLLNRGFDVYLLDWGTPGLEDSNMKLDDYIVDYIPKAAKKVLRTSKSPDLSVLGYCMGGTMTSIFAALNEDLPIKNLIFMTSPFDFSDTGLYGAFLDDRYFNLDKAVDTFGNIPPEMIDFGNKMLKPITNFYGPYVTLVDRSENQRFVESWKLMQKWVADGIPFAGEAYRQWIRDFYQQNKLINGELEVRGRKVDLKNIKANILNIAASRDHIAMPHQVAALMDAVSSEDKEYKLLQTGHVSVVFGPKAVKETYPSIGDWLEKRSK, translated from the coding sequence GTGGCAATTCCTTACGTGCAAGAGTGGGAAAAATTAATCAAATCAATGCCAAGTGAATATAAAAGTTCTGCAAGACGTTTTAAGCGTGCATATGAAATTATGACAACAGAAGCGGAACCGGAAGTTGGATTAACACCAAAAGAGGTTATTTGGAAAAAGAACAAAGCGAAATTATATCGCTATACGCCAGTAAAAGATAACCTGCATAAAACACCAATCTTACTCGTATATGCACTGATCAATAAACCGTATATCTTGGATTTAACACCTGGAAACAGCCTTGTTGAATACTTATTAAACCGCGGTTTTGACGTGTATTTGCTTGACTGGGGAACTCCTGGGCTTGAAGATAGCAATATGAAGCTAGATGATTATATCGTGGACTATATTCCAAAAGCGGCGAAAAAGGTGCTGCGCACTTCTAAATCTCCTGATTTGTCTGTTCTTGGTTACTGCATGGGCGGAACTATGACATCTATTTTTGCTGCATTAAATGAAGACTTGCCGATTAAAAACTTAATTTTTATGACAAGTCCATTTGATTTTTCGGATACAGGTTTATACGGGGCATTTCTAGACGATCGCTACTTTAATTTAGATAAAGCAGTAGATACATTCGGAAACATCCCTCCAGAGATGATTGACTTTGGAAACAAGATGTTAAAGCCAATCACGAATTTCTACGGCCCGTATGTAACGTTGGTGGACCGCTCGGAAAATCAGCGCTTTGTTGAAAGCTGGAAGCTAATGCAAAAGTGGGTTGCTGACGGAATCCCATTTGCTGGCGAAGCTTATCGTCAGTGGATTCGTGACTTCTATCAACAAAACAAACTAATCAATGGTGAACTTGAAGTTCGCGGACGCAAAGTAGATTTAAAAAATATTAAAGCTAATATTTTAAACATTGCTGCTAGCCGTGATCATATTGCGATGCCGCATCAAGTGGCAGCTTTAATGGACGCTGTTTCAAGTGAAGATAAAGAGTATAAATTGTTGCAAACAGGTCACGTATCTGTTGTATTTGGTCCAAAAGCAGTGAAGGAAACATATCCTTCAATCGGCGATTGGCTAGAAAAACGCTCTAAATAA
- a CDS encoding acetoacetyl-CoA reductase, with product MTTLQGKVAIVTGGSKGIGAAITRELASNGVKVAVNYNSSKESAEAIVKEIKDNGGEAIAVQADVSYVDQAKHLIEETKAAFGQLDILVNNAGITRDRSFKKLGEEDWKKVIDVNLHSVYNTTSAALTHLLESEGGRVINISSIIGQAGGFGQTNYSAAKAGMLGFTKSLALELAKTGVTVNAICPGFIETEMVMAIPEDVRAKIVAKIPTRRLGHAEEIARGVVYLAKDGAYITGQQLNINGGLYM from the coding sequence ATGACAACATTACAAGGTAAAGTAGCAATCGTAACAGGCGGATCTAAAGGTATCGGGGCAGCAATTACACGTGAGCTTGCTTCTAATGGAGTAAAAGTAGCAGTAAACTATAACAGCAGTAAAGAATCTGCAGAAGCAATTGTAAAAGAAATTAAAGACAACGGCGGAGAAGCTATTGCGGTTCAAGCTGACGTGTCTTATGTAGATCAAGCAAAACACCTAATCGAAGAAACAAAAGCTGCGTTTGGTCAATTAGACATTCTAGTAAACAATGCTGGAATTACGCGCGACCGTTCATTCAAGAAGTTAGGTGAAGAAGATTGGAAAAAAGTAATTGATGTAAACTTACATAGCGTATACAACACAACATCAGCTGCGCTAACGCACCTTTTAGAATCTGAAGGTGGTCGTGTTATCAATATTTCATCAATTATTGGTCAAGCGGGCGGATTTGGTCAAACAAACTACTCAGCTGCTAAAGCAGGTATGCTAGGATTCACTAAATCATTAGCTCTTGAACTAGCTAAGACAGGCGTAACGGTTAATGCAATTTGCCCAGGATTTATTGAAACGGAAATGGTGATGGCAATTCCTGAAGATGTTCGTGCAAAAATTGTTGCGAAAATTCCAACTCGTCGCTTAGGCCACGCTGAAGAAATTGCACGTGGAGTTGTTTACTTAGCAAAAGACGGCGCGTACATTACAGGACAACAGTTAAACATTAACGGCGGCTTATACATGTAA
- a CDS encoding alpha/beta-type small acid-soluble spore protein: MARTNKLLTPGVEQFLDQYKYEIAQEFGVTLGSDTAARSNGSVGGEITKRLVQQAQAHLSGSTQK; this comes from the coding sequence ATGGCTAGAACAAATAAACTATTAACACCAGGAGTAGAACAATTTTTAGATCAATATAAATATGAAATCGCTCAAGAATTTGGGGTAACTCTAGGTTCTGACACTGCTGCACGCAGCAACGGCTCAGTAGGCGGAGAAATCACAAAACGCTTAGTGCAACAAGCTCAAGCTCACTTAAGCGGCAGCACACAAAAATAA
- the phaR gene encoding polyhydroxyalkanoic acid synthase subunit PhaR: MEQQKVFDPFQAWKDVYDKTESYWGKVIGDNMNREEFSQLMGNVLNMNLQYQQAVNEVTGRYLHQVNVPTKEDVANVASLVINVEEKVELLEEQFDDRFDELEAQQESASALKKDVTKLKSDVKSLDKKLDKVLSLLEGQQKTQDELKETIQKQIKTQGEQLQAQLLEKQEKLAEKPKAEAKAEAKPSNAQKTEQPARK, from the coding sequence TTGGAACAGCAAAAAGTATTTGATCCGTTTCAAGCATGGAAAGACGTATATGACAAAACCGAATCTTACTGGGGTAAAGTTATTGGGGACAATATGAATCGTGAAGAATTTTCCCAGCTCATGGGAAATGTGCTAAATATGAACCTTCAATATCAACAAGCAGTAAATGAAGTAACGGGGCGCTATCTGCACCAAGTAAATGTACCAACAAAAGAAGATGTAGCAAACGTTGCGTCATTAGTCATCAATGTGGAAGAAAAAGTAGAATTATTAGAAGAGCAATTTGACGATCGTTTTGATGAATTAGAAGCACAGCAAGAAAGTGCATCTGCTTTGAAAAAAGATGTAACTAAGCTGAAATCTGATGTCAAATCGTTAGACAAAAAACTCGACAAAGTTTTGTCTCTTCTTGAAGGGCAGCAAAAAACACAAGACGAGTTAAAAGAAACTATTCAAAAACAAATTAAAACTCAAGGTGAGCAGCTTCAGGCTCAGCTGTTAGAAAAACAAGAAAAATTAGCTGAAAAGCCAAAGGCAGAAGCTAAAGCTGAAGCAAAACCATCAAACGCTCAAAAAACTGAGCAGCCAGCTCGCAAGTAA
- the phaP gene encoding polyhydroxyalkanoic acid inclusion protein PhaP translates to MSTVKYDTVIDAMWEQWTKGLQNIADGNKQIEQWTLKALEQQQEFVTKAVEQLQATDKQWKAELEDLQQKTVENLRKTAGNAVADSYEEWTNRTHEALNKLQELSLNQSKSSYSLVKQAQEQYHQVVTQLVEEQKKTRQEFQHVSDAYVEQVKSLQKSFAQSLEQYAVVK, encoded by the coding sequence ATGTCAACAGTAAAGTATGATACAGTAATTGATGCAATGTGGGAACAATGGACAAAGGGGTTACAAAACATTGCAGACGGAAACAAACAAATTGAGCAATGGACGTTAAAAGCACTTGAGCAACAGCAAGAATTTGTAACAAAAGCAGTTGAACAACTTCAAGCAACAGACAAACAATGGAAAGCTGAATTAGAAGATCTTCAACAAAAAACAGTTGAAAACTTACGTAAAACAGCTGGTAACGCTGTTGCCGATTCTTATGAAGAATGGACAAACCGCACGCATGAAGCATTAAATAAATTACAAGAGCTTTCTCTTAACCAAAGCAAATCAAGCTATTCTTTAGTAAAGCAAGCTCAAGAACAATATCATCAAGTAGTAACACAATTAGTAGAAGAGCAAAAGAAAACGCGCCAAGAATTCCAACACGTATCTGATGCATACGTAGAACAAGTAAAATCTCTTCAAAAGTCATTTGCTCAGTCTCTTGAGCAATATGCAGTTGTAAAATAA